CCCGCAGCGGTCGGCCAGGAACAGCTTGGTGGCTTCAGCGCGCATTTGACCAAGCTGCAGGTTGTAGCGGGCGGAGCCGGTCTGGTCGGTATGGCCGGCGATGGTGGCAACCGAGCCGGGATTCTGCTCCATCTTCTCGCAAGCTTCCAGAAGGGTCTCTTTGGCCAGTTCCGTCAGTTCGTACTGGTCGAAGTCGAAGTTCACGATGTTGTCCCAGAGTACCTGGTAGTTCTCAAAGCCGGACGCTTTATTCAGAGCCAGGTCGGTCTTTTCGGAGAGTTGCTGGCCGAGCGCCTGGAGCTGCTGAATCTGCTGCTCGTTCGCGTCGACACCGGCCTGGAGTTGGCCGACCTGGGCGCCCGTGCGGCTCTCAGATTCGGCAATCTGCTGCTGCACGTATTCTTTGTTGACGCCGCAGCCGGTCGCCAGCAGCAGTCCCACGAC
The nucleotide sequence above comes from Candidatus Zixiibacteriota bacterium. Encoded proteins:
- a CDS encoding OmpA family protein, with amino-acid sequence MKVLMTTVLVVGLLLATGCGVNKEYVQQQIAESESRTGAQVGQLQAGVDANEQQIQQLQALGQQLSEKTDLALNKASGFENYQVLWDNIVNFDFDQYELTELAKETLLEACEKMEQNPGSVATIAGHTDQTGSARYNLQLGQMRAEATKLFLADRCGAQPYRMFIISYGKSKPAAMGDERNAASKNRRVQVTIWGIPQQQ